A window from Apostichopus japonicus isolate 1M-3 chromosome 2, ASM3797524v1, whole genome shotgun sequence encodes these proteins:
- the LOC139973679 gene encoding uncharacterized protein isoform X2, protein MKWYYTLLFIATAFPPATSGGDIKLTSWPSIVIKEGETAEVPCLTSGEGDILMWRKGEFFNTSKYVISRADDNDAAREPTGYSISPRHGNLLIANVTFEDEGRYYCRIASDKNDCNVGVSVYVQDRHASIFLEECYPRRSCVILYTDESTSLTCKAQFVSGHTVLKWFDGSTELESRSIISTQNGSNSINISSTLTDTFEEDTYLQCFAVDERIGFIEGMSASGGLKSDGDMQVDQAVWAYILVPTLILLCISCFVIIVVLLKLRSKGEDNQIAKADGGEPEKEPMIASQSQLESNDTAATSQDSTSEKQRDELCQRISRLKKNVLKVDLGLLVRLQNKNKDSTKTKTWWETIFGENTAAEDSLKSLATDTFCTHISEHGPLKSDAIEKMMYLIENAVDGFNSCIILLFENESQKQISESLKSICERVFGKIQLLQSHGFHVVNKMKFTKLEETNLVSIGKIDVEPMTIASYQEADVFISDQFTDLSTVNAGLLDFHICSALSEHDTTNKMTGLLRLLVLKKSDYLQKSVIWDTSDKKTEDHVSWPIRLPGYKFFIVFNGNLDEDADKTRIKTITDKIKEFKTLIKS, encoded by the exons ATGAAGTGGTATTACACGTTACTATTTATCGCAACCGCCTTCCCTCCTGCTACATCAG GGGGAGACATTAAGTTGACCTCATGGCCATCGATTGTCATAAAGGAAGGAGAAACCGCGGAAGTACCCTGCTTGACAAGCGGAGAAGGTGACATCTTAATGTGGAGAAAAGGGGAATTCTTCAATACGAGTAAATACGTCATTTCTCGTGCGGACGACAACGACGCAGCGAGGGAACCAACTGGTTATTCTATTTCTCCTCGACATGGTAACCTTCTCATCGCCAACGTGACATTCGAAGACGAAGGACGATACTATTGCCGTATAGCATCAGACAAGAACGATTGCAATGTTGGTGTCTCAGTTTATGTCCAAG ACCGACACGCTTCAATATTTTTGGAAGAGTGTTATCCACGCAGAAGTTGTGTTATTCTATACACCGACGAGAGCACGTCTCTGACGTGTAAAGCACAGTTCGTGTCTGGGCACACAGTACTGAAGTGGTTCGACGGATCTACAGAACTTGAGAGTAGATCCATAATTTCGACACAAAATGGTTCCAATAGTATTAACATCTCCAGTACACTTACTGATACCTTCGAAGAAGACACTTACCTCCAATGTTTCGCAGTAGACGAAAGAATTGGTTTCATTGAAGGAATGTCTGCTTCTGGCGGCTTAAAGTCTGATG GAGACATGCAAGTTGACCAGGCTGTTTGGGCATATATATTGGTCCCAACGTTGATACTTCTTTGTATTTCCTGTTTTGTGATAATTGTCG TGCTTTTGAAACTCCGGAGCAAAGGAGAGGATAACCAAATTGC GAAAGCTGACGGGGGAGAGCCTGAGAAGGAACCAATG ATTGCTAGCCAATCGCAACTGGAATCGAACGACACAGCTGCAACTTCTCAAGACTCAACCAGTGAGAAG CAACGGGATGAATTATGTCAAAGAATCTCAAGACTCAAGAAAAATGTTCTCAAG GTCGATCTTGGTCTACTGGTTCGtctccaaaataaaaataaagacagCACGAAAACGAAAACATGG TGGGAAACCATTTTCGGCGAGAATACTGCAGCTGAAGACAGTTTG AAATCTCTTGCAACGGACACGTTTTGTACTCACATCAGTGAACACGGACCTCTGAAATCGGATGCCATCGAAAAAATGATGTATTTGATTGAG AATGCTGTAGATGGATTCAATTCATGCATAATTCTTCTCTTTGAAAACGAAAGTCAGAAACAAATTTCCGAAAGCTTGAAGTCTATTTGCGAGCGTGTATTCGGCAAGATTCAACTCCTTCAAAGTCACGGTTTCCAC GTCgtgaataaaatgaaatttacaaAACTTGAAGAGACTAACTTGGTCAGTATCGGGAAGATTGACGTTGAACCAATGACCATTGCATCATATCAAGAG GCGGATGTGTTTATTTCAGACCAGTTTACCGATTTAAGCACAGTGAACGCCGGGTTATTGGATTTCCATATCTGTTCGGCCTTAAGTGAACACGATACGACGAACAAAATGACAg GGCTTCTGAGACTGCTTGTGTTGAAGAAGAGCGATTATCTACAAAAGAGCGTTATCTGGGATACATCAGACAAGAAAACTGAGGACCATGTCTCGTGGCCGATCAGATTACCAGGTTACAAATT CTTCATCGTTTTTAATGGCAATCTTGATGAAGACGCTGACAAAACACGGATTAAAACTATCACAGATAAG ATTAAAGAGTTTAAAACGCTTATAAAATCTTAA
- the LOC139973679 gene encoding uncharacterized protein isoform X1 produces MKWYYTLLFIATAFPPATSGGDIKLTSWPSIVIKEGETAEVPCLTSGEGDILMWRKGEFFNTSKYVISRADDNDAAREPTGYSISPRHGNLLIANVTFEDEGRYYCRIASDKNDCNVGVSVYVQDRHASIFLEECYPRRSCVILYTDESTSLTCKAQFVSGHTVLKWFDGSTELESRSIISTQNGSNSINISSTLTDTFEEDTYLQCFAVDERIGFIEGMSASGGLKSDGDMQVDQAVWAYILVPTLILLCISCFVIIVVLLKLRSKGEDNQIAKADGGEPEKEPMIASQSQLESNDTAATSQDSTSEKIASQSQPESNDAAATSQDSTSEKQRDELCQRISRLKKNVLKVDLGLLVRLQNKNKDSTKTKTWWETIFGENTAAEDSLKSLATDTFCTHISEHGPLKSDAIEKMMYLIENAVDGFNSCIILLFENESQKQISESLKSICERVFGKIQLLQSHGFHVVNKMKFTKLEETNLVSIGKIDVEPMTIASYQEADVFISDQFTDLSTVNAGLLDFHICSALSEHDTTNKMTGLLRLLVLKKSDYLQKSVIWDTSDKKTEDHVSWPIRLPGYKFFIVFNGNLDEDADKTRIKTITDKIKEFKTLIKS; encoded by the exons ATGAAGTGGTATTACACGTTACTATTTATCGCAACCGCCTTCCCTCCTGCTACATCAG GGGGAGACATTAAGTTGACCTCATGGCCATCGATTGTCATAAAGGAAGGAGAAACCGCGGAAGTACCCTGCTTGACAAGCGGAGAAGGTGACATCTTAATGTGGAGAAAAGGGGAATTCTTCAATACGAGTAAATACGTCATTTCTCGTGCGGACGACAACGACGCAGCGAGGGAACCAACTGGTTATTCTATTTCTCCTCGACATGGTAACCTTCTCATCGCCAACGTGACATTCGAAGACGAAGGACGATACTATTGCCGTATAGCATCAGACAAGAACGATTGCAATGTTGGTGTCTCAGTTTATGTCCAAG ACCGACACGCTTCAATATTTTTGGAAGAGTGTTATCCACGCAGAAGTTGTGTTATTCTATACACCGACGAGAGCACGTCTCTGACGTGTAAAGCACAGTTCGTGTCTGGGCACACAGTACTGAAGTGGTTCGACGGATCTACAGAACTTGAGAGTAGATCCATAATTTCGACACAAAATGGTTCCAATAGTATTAACATCTCCAGTACACTTACTGATACCTTCGAAGAAGACACTTACCTCCAATGTTTCGCAGTAGACGAAAGAATTGGTTTCATTGAAGGAATGTCTGCTTCTGGCGGCTTAAAGTCTGATG GAGACATGCAAGTTGACCAGGCTGTTTGGGCATATATATTGGTCCCAACGTTGATACTTCTTTGTATTTCCTGTTTTGTGATAATTGTCG TGCTTTTGAAACTCCGGAGCAAAGGAGAGGATAACCAAATTGC GAAAGCTGACGGGGGAGAGCCTGAGAAGGAACCAATG ATTGCTAGCCAATCGCAACTGGAATCGAACGACACAGCTGCAACTTCTCAAGACTCAACCAGTGAGAAG ATTGCTAGCCAATCGCAACCGGAATCGAATGACGCAGCTGCAACTTCTCAAGATTCAACCAGTGAGAAG CAACGGGATGAATTATGTCAAAGAATCTCAAGACTCAAGAAAAATGTTCTCAAG GTCGATCTTGGTCTACTGGTTCGtctccaaaataaaaataaagacagCACGAAAACGAAAACATGG TGGGAAACCATTTTCGGCGAGAATACTGCAGCTGAAGACAGTTTG AAATCTCTTGCAACGGACACGTTTTGTACTCACATCAGTGAACACGGACCTCTGAAATCGGATGCCATCGAAAAAATGATGTATTTGATTGAG AATGCTGTAGATGGATTCAATTCATGCATAATTCTTCTCTTTGAAAACGAAAGTCAGAAACAAATTTCCGAAAGCTTGAAGTCTATTTGCGAGCGTGTATTCGGCAAGATTCAACTCCTTCAAAGTCACGGTTTCCAC GTCgtgaataaaatgaaatttacaaAACTTGAAGAGACTAACTTGGTCAGTATCGGGAAGATTGACGTTGAACCAATGACCATTGCATCATATCAAGAG GCGGATGTGTTTATTTCAGACCAGTTTACCGATTTAAGCACAGTGAACGCCGGGTTATTGGATTTCCATATCTGTTCGGCCTTAAGTGAACACGATACGACGAACAAAATGACAg GGCTTCTGAGACTGCTTGTGTTGAAGAAGAGCGATTATCTACAAAAGAGCGTTATCTGGGATACATCAGACAAGAAAACTGAGGACCATGTCTCGTGGCCGATCAGATTACCAGGTTACAAATT CTTCATCGTTTTTAATGGCAATCTTGATGAAGACGCTGACAAAACACGGATTAAAACTATCACAGATAAG ATTAAAGAGTTTAAAACGCTTATAAAATCTTAA
- the LOC139973763 gene encoding uncharacterized protein: MGAYQSLWAIRGYPIVHFGEKLPSYEAATSPSLLPALEGLVNLDVYKIALSGYSGSCKVLNSSGEIVCSIKSISTPCCASDINREVLRVRDPQKRGVLSVYKCEVGCHYNSPSFQPGALIGYVNMTNKNIFSYPQFEILFENGESTLLVKSASGYTYNVLSQAGNHKIGEFGPTRNSSCIEGSIQRDLDVRMKVGVILAAAWVLCIIPSDGSSTSMGGGGGDGGC; this comes from the exons ATGGGGGCTTATCAGAGTTTATGGGCTATCAGAGGATACCCAATCGTACATTTTGGAGAAAAGCTACCATCATACGAA GCTGCAACATCCCCCAGCTTATTGCCTGCCCTCGAAGGCTTGGTTAATCTCGATGTTTACAAAATCGCTTTGTCAGGATACAGCGGCTCCTGCAAGGTGTTGAACTCCTCAGGAGAAATT GTGTGCTCTATAAAGTCTATCTCCACACCATGCTGTGCATCCGACATAAACAGGGAAGTATTGCGAGTCAGGGATCCTCAAAAGAGAGGCGTACTAAGTGTCTATAAATGTGAAGTTGGTTGTCATTACAACTCACCCTCATTTCAGCCCGGGGCTTTGATCGGATATGTTAATATGAC gaacaaaaatatattctcGTATCCGcagtttgaaattttgtttgaGAATGGAGAATCAACTCTGCTTGTTAAATCTGCTTCAGGCTACACTTACAAC GTATTGTCGCAAGCTGGTAACCACAAAATAGGTGAATTTGGTCCTACAAGGAATTCCAGTTGTATAGAGGGAAGCATCCAACGTGACCTGGACGTAAGAATGAAAGTAGGTGTGATACTGGCCGCTGCCTGGGTTTTGTGTATTATACCAAGTGATGGTAGTTCCACCAGTATGggcggtggtggtggtgatggtggttgTTAG